The stretch of DNA GCGGCTGAGATAACTCCAGCCCGCATTGGCGATGAAGCTTTGACGTTGGGCGAACGCCACGGGATTAAAGCGACCGTGTTGGGATTGCAAGAATTGAAAGAGCAGGGTTTTGGTGGGATTATTGCAGTTGGAAAAGCGTCTGCCAATGAACCCCGATTTATCATCCTGGAGTACGGAGAGCCTTCTGAAAATGTGCCTACGATAGCGCTGGTTGGAAAAGGAATCTCGTTTGATTCTGGTGGTTTGGACATTAAACCTGCTGATGGAATGGTTGCCATGAAGTGCGATATGAGCGGTTCAGCAACGGTACTGGGCACCATGGAAGCGGTTGCACGATTGAAATTGCCAATTCACCTGGTGGGGCTAATCGCTTCTGCTGAAAATATGCCCGGGTCAAACGCCACACGACCTGGTGATATCGTTAAATCTTTAAGTGGGAAAACCATGGAAATATTGAATACGGATGCAGAAGGCCGAGTCGTCCTGGCGGATGCGTTGTATTATGCCCAGCGCTACAATCCGGATGCAATTATCGATTTTGCTACGCTGACCGGTGCCATTATGATTGCCCTTGGCCAACATGCCACTGGCTTGATGGCAACTGACCAGGCGTTGGCGGAAAAAATTAAAGCCGCGGGCGAAAAGAGCGGGGAGCGCGTCTGGCAATTGCCCATGTGGCCAGAATATCGGGAGATGGTGAAAAGCGATGTTGCTGATGTGAAAAATACTGCGGGACGGGCTGGAGGATCGATCACTGCAGCAGCTTTCCTGGCAGCCTTTGTGGGTGACTTTCCTTTTGCTCACCTGGACATCGCTGCCACAGCCTGGATGGAAAACCCGATCAAAGCTTATCATCACAAAGGCGCCACCGGTGTGGGCGTGCGCATGATGGTGGAATTGTTAAAGGAATATCGATAATTCATTTGTTTTGGTCAGGGATGGCGACTCATCCCTGACCAAAAATTGCTTTGGCGCTGAATTTTGATCTGAAGAATTC from Brevefilum fermentans encodes:
- a CDS encoding leucyl aminopeptidase; its protein translation is MRFNVKTGDVLKEQVDLAVVFADEKAELPEKLSELFLADDFSGKPKQTLLLYTRNAVLPSRVLLVGLGESNEVTADTFRNAAAIAIKETIRLKAERVSFAMFGETDVDEPVLAQAIVEGAVLGSYRFLDYKTDLKEEDTFEVKEAILICKNIDEAEKGVSEGQAISAGVILARNLVNKPAAEITPARIGDEALTLGERHGIKATVLGLQELKEQGFGGIIAVGKASANEPRFIILEYGEPSENVPTIALVGKGISFDSGGLDIKPADGMVAMKCDMSGSATVLGTMEAVARLKLPIHLVGLIASAENMPGSNATRPGDIVKSLSGKTMEILNTDAEGRVVLADALYYAQRYNPDAIIDFATLTGAIMIALGQHATGLMATDQALAEKIKAAGEKSGERVWQLPMWPEYREMVKSDVADVKNTAGRAGGSITAAAFLAAFVGDFPFAHLDIAATAWMENPIKAYHHKGATGVGVRMMVELLKEYR